One genomic window of Pocillopora verrucosa isolate sample1 chromosome 8, ASM3666991v2, whole genome shotgun sequence includes the following:
- the LOC131779941 gene encoding cilia- and flagella-associated protein 52-like, with protein sequence MGDIEPLDLHAIIGFAGEVPGGLLVNSDREHLIYPLGNTIVVEEIKEDKKPASGGRGSGTKGGTKSRTTPEDPKMRQKLLSGHKERCLAVSCLAVSKSGKYLASGEKTHMGFQADVILWDFEKRSIKHTLDPLHKVKVEALAFSPNDKYLVSLGGQDDGSIVVWDVKSGSAICGSVAGAPSAGTTFAVAYANLSDEIFVTGGDNTLRVWELDVENRKIRPTEVGMGQLKRIVKCIQMTENDSHFYCGTTTGDVLEINMTTKLMTTYGPLASERLSLGVLAIRIPRKGEILVGSGDGTVAILKVVEKDDKRIIKKTQSVTVDGGITSIALRGQGHQFFVGTKNSQIYLFSYSTFGAKEFDRIKTCHYSPVTDIIFPHDSSDLFLTCAKSEIRIWSTKTNQEIVRITVPNMTCNAIELMRCGTSIISGWDDGKIRTFTPESGRLLYAIDNAHQIGVTAVATTNDKKHIISGGGEGEVRVWTVGGRTWKLKGAMKEKHKGAVTSIKVRRNDLECVSASKDGTCIVWDLEQMVRYTIVFANTMFKAICYNPPESQIITAGTDRKIVYWETYDGGQIRELEGSKRGSIDGMDISFDGTHFVTGGADKEVVVWKYNEGQETHVGKGHGGGITRVKICPNNKWIVSIGTDGSILRWKYPH encoded by the exons ATGGGTGATATAGAACCTCTCGACCTTCATGCAATCATTGGTTTTGCAG GTGAGGTTCCAGGAGGTTTGCTGGTTAACAGTGACAGAGAACATCTTATCTATCCTCTTGGCAACACAATCGTCGTCGAGGAAATTAAAGAGGACAAAAAACCAGCTTCTGGTGGGAGAGGATCAGGAACCAAAGGGGGAACCAAAAGTAGGACTACCCCAGAAGATCCAAAGATGCGTCAGAAGCTGTTGTCAGGACACAAAGAAAGATGCCTGGCTGTTTCTTGTCTGGCAGTCTCCAAAAGTGGAAAATACCTTGCATCGGGTGAAAAGACTCACATGGGATTTCAGGCCGATGTTATTCTTTGGGATTTTGAGAAGAGATCCATTAAACATACCCTGGATCCACTGCATAAAGTCAAAGTAGAAGCGCTGGCTTTTTCTCCAAATGACAAATATCTGGTGTCCCTTGGTGGCCAAGACGATGGATC AATTGTTGTGTGGGATGTCAAGAGTGGTTCAGCTATTTGTGGAAGTGTGGCAGGTGCTCCAAGTGCAGGGACTACATTTGCAGTAGCTTATGCTAACTTGAGTGATGAGATATTTGTCACTGGTGGAGA TAATACCTTGAGAGTTTGGGAACTGGATGTTGAAAACCGTAAGATCCGTCCAACTGAAGTTGGTATGGGACAGTTAAAACGAATAGTTAAATGTATTCAG ATGACTGAAAATGACAGCCACTTCTATTGTGGAACTACCACAGGAGACGTTTTAGAG ATCAATATGACAACTAAACTTATGACTACCTATGGGCCATTGGCCAGTGAACGTCTCAGTCTTGGAGTGCTTGCTATTCGCATTCCACGGAAAGGTGAAATTCTGGTTGGATCAGGAGATGGGACAGTTGCCATCCTCAAAGTTGTTGaaaaagatgataaaagaaTAATCAAGAAAACTCA ATCTGTCACTGTGGATGGTGGGATAACCTCAATAGCATTGAGAGGCCAAGGACATCAG TTCTTTGTAGGCACAAAAAACTCCCAGATTTATCTGTTCAGCTACAGTACATTTGGTGCAAAAGAGTTTGACAGGATAAAGACTTGCCACTACTCCCCTGTCACTGACATCATATTCCCTCA TGACAGTTCAGACTTGTTTCTTACCTGTGCTAAAAGTGAAATCCGAATTTGGTCCACAAAGACAAACCAAGAGATTGTGCGCATCACCGTACCTAACATGACTTGCAATGCTATCGAACTGATGCGCTGTGGAACAAGTATCATAAGCG GTTGGGACGACGGAAAAATCCGCACATTCACACCAGAGAGTGGCCGCTTGCTTTATGCAATAGACAACGCTCATCAGATTGGCGTCACGGCTGTAGCCACCACTAATGATAAGAAACATATCATTAgtgggggaggggaaggtgaAGTTCGTGTCTGGACTGTTGGTGGCCGCACTTGGAAACTCAAAGGAGCCATGAAGGAAAAGCATAAAG GTGCTGTTACTTCCATCAAAGTTCGGCGCAACGATCTGGAG tGCGTCTCAGCTAGCAAGGACGGCACGTGTATTGTTTGGGATTTGGA GCAAATGGTAAGGTACACAATCGTGTTTGCTAACACCATGTTCAAGGCAATCTGCTACAATCCACCAGAGAGTCAGATCATCACGGCTGGTACGGACCGGAAG ATTGTTTACTGGGAAACATACGACGGAGGGCAAATTCGAGAACTAGAAGGGTCCAAACGGGGATCTATTGATGGTATGGATATATCCTTCGACGGGACACACTTTGTTACTGGTGGCGCCGACAAAGAAGTTGTG GTGTGGAAGTACAATGAAGGCCAAGAGACTCATGTTGGCAAAGGCCACGGAGGGGGGATCACAAGGGTGAAAATATGTCCAAACAACAAGTGGATTGTCTCCATAGGAACGGACGGCAGCATTCTGAGATGGAAATACCCTCATTAA
- the LOC131779978 gene encoding histamine H2 receptor-like, with protein MANSNSNNTSVDESFDNSSVPKLSNVLLVSYIGNCVLNVFLSFTATFGNIVIAISLRKISSLHAPSKALYFGLALSDLGVGVIGHPLYLGYLLTEMSSNGQSKQDGVIHATHNILSVLLCAISLLTMTAISMDRLLALRLKFRYRETVTLRRVTMALIFSYILSATMSTAYLWNYPLYLGATYGGIFVCALISSVCCILVYVSIRKQRTRQVFHYTASRLPSYILKRNADDSSFNMLTYRKSFVSALYVYASLCVCYLPYVCLKIIGRFSGWNDDVSAAFYWCGTLVLFKSSLNPLLYCWRIQGIRQAAKETVRRLIFCFK; from the coding sequence ATGGCGAATTCTAATTCCAACAACACCAGCGTAGATGAAAGCTTCGACAACTCATCTGTTCCTAAGTTATCCAACGTTCTCTTAGTTTCATACATAGGAAACTGCGTACTCAATGTCTTTTTATCATTTACGGCGACTTTTGGAAACATCGTGATAGCAATTTCTCTTCGAAAGATATCTTCGCTTCACGCTCCGTCTAAAGCATTGTACTTTGGTCTAGCTCTCTCCGATCTCGGCGTTGGTGTGATTGGTCATCCACTTTATTTGGGTTATCTTTTAACTGAGATGAGTTCGAATGGTCAATCAAAACAAGACGGGGTAATCCACGCTACTCATAACATTTTGTCTGTTTTGCTTTGTGCAATTTCATTGCTAACCATGACAGCCATAAGTATGGACCGCCTTCTAGCACTGCGCTTAAAATTCAGATACCGAGAAACAGTAACACTTCGACGGGTAACTATGgctttgatattttcatatattttaagCGCAACTATGTCAACAGCGTACTTATGGAATTACCCTCTGTACCTAGGGGCAACTTACGGAGGGATTTTTGTGTGCGCCCTTATTTCCTCTGTGTGCTGTATTTTGGTGTATGTATCCATTCGGAAGCAGCGAACAAGGCAAGTCTTTCACTACACTGCTTCCAGGTTGCCTTCATATATCCTTAAAAGAAACGCAGACGACAGCTCGTTCAATATGTTGACATATCGGAAGTCGTTCGTTAGCGCGCTGTATGTATATGCCTCTCTGTGTGTCTGTTATCTCCCTTacgtttgtttgaaaatcatcGGCCGATTCAGTGGATGGAACGATGATGTTTCAGCGGCGTTTTATTGGTGCGGGACTTTGGTTTTGTTCAAATCTTCTTTAAATCCTCTTCTATATTGTTGGAGAATTCAAGGCATTAGACAAGCCGCAAAAGAGACCGTCAGAAGACTGatattttgtttcaaatga